A region of the Curvibacter sp. AEP1-3 genome:
TGCAAGGCTGGTGTCGGCTGCAGGTGCATCTACGACTTTGGGTCCCAGCAGGGCCTCCAGGCCCATGCCCAAGCCTTTGGGTTTTTTCGTAACCATGTTTCTATTCCTCTGATGTATGTTGCCCCCACGCTCCGCCGCTTTGCGGGTCGCTGCCCCCCATGGGGGCTAACACGCCTTGGGGCGGCCCGGCGGCGCGTTGTCGATATTCAATGAAATCTTGTTGTTAGCTACCAGAGCCTGCAGCCGGGACAGCCCTTCGGGCCAGTCACCCAAGCCGGAATCGGCATTCAAGTGACCTGCATTGCCGCAGTCCACCAAGTCGGCTCCCCAGGCGGCGGCAAACTGTTGTGCCCGCTCAAAGCTGCAGTAAGGGTCATTGCGGCTGCCGAGCAGCTCGGCAGTGAAGGGCAACTTGTCCATCACGACCGGCCACCAACTCTTGAGCGGAGCCTGCAGTTCTTCCCGCTCCGGGTCACCGGGGCCCACCAAAAAGGCGGCCTTCACGCGGTGGGTGTTCTGCGAATGTTGGGCCCAGGCGGCGGTGAGTATGCAGCCCAGGCTGTGCGCCACCAGCACCACAGGCGTGGGTGCGGCCAGCACGGCTTCTTCGAGCTGCATCATCCAGTCGCCGCGCAGAGGCTGCATCCAGTCGTGCTGCTGCACTCGGGTAAAGCCATGCAAGGCTTCCCAGCGGCTTTGCCAATGGGCCGGGCCGGAGTTCTGCCAGCCGGGCAACAA
Encoded here:
- a CDS encoding RBBP9/YdeN family alpha/beta hydrolase; translated protein: MGTASYTTLLLPGWQNSGPAHWQSRWEALHGFTRVQQHDWMQPLRGDWMMQLEEAVLAAPTPVVLVAHSLGCILTAAWAQHSQNTHRVKAAFLVGPGDPEREELQAPLKSWWPVVMDKLPFTAELLGSRNDPYCSFERAQQFAAAWGADLVDCGNAGHLNADSGLGDWPEGLSRLQALVANNKISLNIDNAPPGRPKAC